One genomic region from Enoplosus armatus isolate fEnoArm2 chromosome 17, fEnoArm2.hap1, whole genome shotgun sequence encodes:
- the fbxw9 gene encoding F-box/WD repeat-containing protein 9 has product MSEVRVNLYEPESGTNGNQDGQSPDPVKSPGSEASGPDLRSLLPPGHPSSVDGPSPSAEASGLLSLPWEMVTHIASHLPAQCVITVLPKVCHALGNVGKDSTAWQLRARRLIGSRAGFPVGPREDFDWPSACLEMEQLITCWTGQAHLVARQTQEEEEREQVRAGQDGEPERQEDGRDDEVDGVGVVAQEVAYGVDEGMEVAMEGEDGEMQPIVGGDQLARLREELEERLEDDAAALIEGERNHRMVFDADEGQDGALNQQEGLADPRNLRNGRQEEMEQCQPTRSPSPPPALECITLPSGHIAQVNSVLLVGGEGTVCATGSRDWNVKLWDLHASSGGRLLHTLGGQGDFSTHRGWVWCLAAQGPLLASGGFDSTVRLWDLQAGGAERGLIRAGAAVLCLSCQPDVLLAGTFDKRVSMYDTRAAEPLVKSLRLHGNAVMCLAADDKYIISGSKDCTVAVYDRRAGKGLKRLRLSSYLLSMSYSGCEVWAGDNSGMLHSFSMQAGTLKPLSQFDVGHTALVTGIHRSPGSLYTCSSDRTVKVHIPCAPPRTLCTLHHQAGVNGLSVDAGVLAVASGDVCVEVWRPRK; this is encoded by the exons ATGTCTGAGGTCAGGGTTAACCTGTATGAACCGGAGTCAGGGACGAACGGTAACCAGGATGGACAATCTCCCGACCCTGTGAAATCTCCGGGCAGTGAAGCTTCCGGGCCTGACCTACGGAG TCTTCTGCCTCCTGGTCACCCATCCTCAGTAGATGGTCCCTCACCTTCTGCTGAGGCAAGTGGCTTGTTGTCATTACCATGGGAGATGGTAACCCACATTGCCTCGCACCTTCCTGCTCAGTGTGTCATCACTGTGCTGCCAAAG GTCTGTCATGCATTGGGTAATGTGGGTAAGGACAGCACCGCTTGGCAGCTCCGGGCACGTAGATTAATTGGATCCCGAGCTGGCTTTCCAGTGGGGCCAAGGGAGGACTTTGACTGGCCTTCTGCTTGCCTGGAGATGGAGCAGCTGATAACCTGCTGGACAGGCCAAGCTCACCTTGTAgccagacagacacaagaggaggaggaaagggaacaAGTGAGGGCAGGGCAGGATGGGGAACCAGAACGACAGGAAGATGGTAGAGACGATGAGGTAGACGGGGTGGGAGTGGTTGCGCAGGAGGTTGCGTATGGTGTTGATGAAGGGATGGAGGTGGCGATGGAAGGTGAGGATGGTGAAATGCAGCCCATTGTAGGTGGGGACCAACTGGCAAGATTGAGAGAGGAGTTGGAAGAGAGACTGGAGGATGATGCAGCAGCACTAATTGAAGGAGAAAGGAACCACAGGATGGTATTTGATGCTGACGAGGGGCAAGATGGTGCTCTTAATCAACAAGAGGGCTTGGCAGACCCCAGGAATCTGCGTAatggcagacaggaagagatggaACAATGTCAACCCACCAGAAGTCCTAGCCCACCCCCAGCACTTGAGTGCATCACCCTACCTTCAGGCCACATTGCCCAGGTCAATTCAGTCCTCCTCGTGGGGGGAGAGGGGACAGTTTGTGCCACAGGTTCCAGAGACTGGAATGTTAAACTGTGGGATCTACATGCAAGCTCTGGTGGCAGGCTGCTGCACACATTGGGAGGGCAGGGTGACTTCAGCACCCATCGGGGCTGGGTCTGGTGCCTGGCAGCTCAGGGACCTCTGCTGGCCTCAGGGGGTTTCGACAGCACAGTGAGGCTGTGGGACCTACAGGCAGGTGGTGCAGAGAGGGGCCTGATCAGGGCCGGGGCCGCTGTCCTCTGCTTGTCTTGTCAGCCGGATGTATTGCTGGCTGGTACATTTGACAAGAGGGTCAGCATGTATGACACCAGAG CTGCTGAACCCCTGGTGAAAAGCCTCCGTCTCCATGGTAACGCTGTAATGTGCCTAGCTGCAGATGACAAGTACATCATCTCTGGGAGTAAAGACTGCACTGTGGCTGTCTATGACCGCAGGGCAGGCAAAGGCTTGAAGAGACTTCGG CTGAGCTCTTACCTGCTGTCCATGAGCTATAGTGGCTGTGAAGTGTGGGCAGGAGACAACAGCGGCATGCTCCACTCCTTTTCCATGCAGGCGGGGACCTTAAAACCCCTGTCCCAGTTTGATGTGGGTCACACAGCTCTAGTCACTGGCATCCACAGGTCCCCTGGAAGCCTCTACACCTGTTCATCTGATCGTACTGTCAAG GTACATATCCCTTGTGCACCTCCAAGGACATTATGCACACTGCATCACCAAGCTGGGGTCAATGGG CTGAGTGTGGATGCTGGAGTCCTTGCTGTAGCCtcaggagatgtgtgtgtggaagtctGGAGGCCcagaaaatga